A DNA window from Desulfomonile tiedjei contains the following coding sequences:
- a CDS encoding DUF4347 domain-containing protein codes for MSRSRFWSRNRNYRPLTLLQQLEERIVLDAAVNPAPQDNPNGNPSGQPDQGPGPEQAPAGAEAAGGSADGNAGLVGQVPDSYQQVFNQDLNVVLVANNLADVHAVTQAAAENAQVITYDAAQDNLATITAKLQDLVSVAGHTIDNLAIVGHGTEGNLVIGTDQIQFFSLAQYSATFEALGQTLSQDAQIQFYGCSIAGDAPGQAMVDSIAVYTAADTFASTNTTGGTAHDWTLEYSSNSSVAMNVVLNAGALASDITPLADAVLVTETDTSSPTLYNNLSNYAVMGQKIYFSTNDGIYSTNEYGEPWVYDMQTGTATLLKDIAAQGPAYGSVAKFFTVSGGKVYFQAQDYVNGTELWVSDGIAGGDTHMVGGAAGLNPTGSSTPTSLIDVNNTLYFLANDGSGQTLWKTDGTNTVEYATGTAYNPYNVSGIGSLTNVNGTLYFVGTSATYGGAEVYMVDGTGNIALAANINTAAGAGSNPASLTAVGSMLYLVANDGGGLAVHQINGTTDTEIPNNLSITAFANLTNVNGTLFFAGTTAASGQELYQVSGGAELLVQNINANGTSGSSPASLTAVGSTLYFTANDGTGVTLWQSDGTTTGKVQNLTGNDAVTSFTNLTNISGKLYFTGSSVSTGSELYKVEAGNIALAQDLNLGENPTTHAALGSNPKTMTDIGGGKMIFTANDGYTGIEPWIYDGTNPATSLDINHLGGGPQWLTNVNGTLYFAASDGAHGLELWKSDPVTGVTSMVADLSPGTGNGVVPYGTGNPMVNVNGTLFFLGNSSTGMAGALFKIDNATGQPVQVKDVATGGSGVEWLVNLTAFNDTLYFQNYDAGMYYLWRSDGTATGTVAVTDPSGATIRNTSTPYFTNVNGTLYFQGGTTGFTPNGAELYKIDANGHQVMVQDLNGLPGSYVGSSPSYLTEVNGTLYFAATVNNVISLYEYTPTDPTPTISLVDNPGGVTNVQNLTNVNGSLFFTSTATGNTGKLFYVDGAGTIQGVTITCVDPNDGSTITGTSPLSLYNSNGTLFFSADSTKGASSIGKEVWTYDTATDTISLLKDINPTSSSVFTTNTFMHLDGLTYFKATDGTTGDELWQTDGTTAGTVRIGSAGQTEIYPGATGSNPANLTPVNTTLFFTAQGLGIGTELWKVQGAATNAIPTVNAAMNQSHTINEDSGALNLQDIFITDGDIGDTITATLTLNNLTAGALSSTGGTYNPATGIWSMSGAVGDVNLALQNLAFTPNADWNGTVNVSTHVHDAHGTGPANGLITINVSAVNDGPVTSDLALTIAEDNSLVVSGWTFNDAKDQVVGGSTANNPVSVHVADLPLNGTLFDNGVALTAPGDVPWSDLTAGLTFRPDQDWNGLTSFGFTVTDDGGATSALATANISVTAVNDAPVNTVPLPVSVAEDALTPIAGIQISDVDADPNAVQVTLSVSNGTLQVNGAVAPALQIANNGTGSVVLTGTLAEVNATLGAVAGLQYQSILNYNGPDTLTVSTSDLGATGSGGTLMDIDPVAITVTPVADAPVNAITPVNVPANASPTIPLIASTSPDVIPGIQVHDGDLNDTLFVDIQAGTGVTGLSWGNGTTLAPQYVFAGTEGYLNSLFANLNGLKAHVAAGFSGPATVLITTTDLSGLSDTDTLTITFDGPTSAAPQITTGQVAYTVYEDHVGPVSLGSCVSVTDPNSDPLTVHLTVSAGWSGLNATPFGLASVTPVGGGTVLDISGSMSDVQATLLTLQGTLITDFNGTATFNVTVTDNINPIVTAPPVDVPVIAVNDAPVNTVPVSVAVDEDVLTPISGISISDVDAGTSPVQVTLSVTNGTLHVNGAVAPGLLVANNGTNSVVLNGTLAEINATLLNATGLQYQSALDYNGPDTLTVVSDDLGASGTPGPLTTDTDPVAITVNAVNDAPVNTVPVSALANTNVLSPITGISIADVDADPSAVQVTLSVTNGTLQVSDAVGGGLGAAGISGNNSASVVLTGTLAEINATLANATGLQYLSGLDYVGADTLTVSTSDQGATGSGGIQTDSDPVAITVSAGAVNDPPVITLSNIVQQTDANGAVIFNLANGNLISVGDPDAGTGLLQVTLTATNGTLTLNGTANLDFNSPGGVGDGTADATMTFTGTLTDINAALDGMTFNGNAGYVGLAEVTVTVNDQGNTGSGGAQSSAPGVVNISVEPYDVWFQGFGPDAGWDVFNYSNGDTIHTHTYVVGWRHIASTGAWEFYNTVAWVGTDALGNAPYADGNGPYATWFLDTVPGGVYNGYEVFIGDGVTQISLDHTAPGATMWQQTVAGAWSYFDGSAWNPTAGFNVEPMNVWFHGYGPDAGWDVFNYSNGDTIHTHTYVVGWRHIASTGSWEYYNGTAWVPTTGLGVVV; via the coding sequence ATGAGTCGTTCGAGATTTTGGAGCCGAAACAGGAATTACCGGCCGTTAACTCTGCTCCAACAACTGGAGGAGAGAATTGTCCTGGATGCTGCGGTCAATCCGGCCCCTCAAGACAACCCCAACGGCAATCCGAGCGGTCAGCCGGACCAGGGGCCTGGGCCGGAGCAAGCTCCTGCCGGGGCCGAAGCGGCGGGCGGCAGCGCGGACGGCAATGCCGGTCTGGTGGGACAGGTCCCTGACAGCTACCAGCAGGTTTTCAACCAAGACCTGAACGTGGTCCTCGTGGCCAACAATCTGGCCGACGTGCATGCGGTTACTCAGGCCGCAGCCGAGAACGCGCAGGTGATCACGTACGACGCGGCCCAGGACAACCTGGCCACCATCACGGCCAAGCTCCAGGATCTCGTGAGCGTCGCGGGCCACACGATAGACAATCTGGCGATCGTGGGTCACGGGACCGAAGGGAATCTGGTCATTGGAACCGACCAGATCCAATTCTTCAGCCTTGCTCAATACAGCGCCACCTTCGAAGCGCTGGGGCAGACTCTGAGCCAGGATGCTCAAATTCAGTTCTACGGCTGCTCGATTGCCGGTGATGCCCCGGGCCAGGCAATGGTTGACAGCATTGCCGTTTACACCGCAGCGGATACTTTCGCTAGCACTAATACGACCGGCGGAACTGCGCATGACTGGACGCTTGAGTATTCGTCGAACTCCAGTGTCGCCATGAACGTGGTGTTGAACGCCGGTGCTCTCGCCTCGGACATCACCCCGCTGGCGGATGCGGTGCTGGTTACAGAGACTGATACCAGCAGCCCCACTCTTTACAATAATCTATCCAATTATGCGGTAATGGGCCAAAAAATCTATTTTTCCACAAATGACGGTATATATTCCACCAACGAGTACGGCGAGCCCTGGGTATATGATATGCAAACGGGTACGGCCACTCTGTTGAAAGATATTGCCGCTCAAGGCCCTGCTTACGGCAGTGTCGCCAAATTTTTCACGGTTTCGGGAGGCAAAGTATATTTCCAGGCCCAAGATTACGTAAATGGGACAGAACTCTGGGTGAGCGATGGCATAGCAGGTGGCGATACCCATATGGTTGGTGGAGCTGCCGGCCTTAACCCAACTGGTTCCAGCACCCCGACTTCGCTGATTGATGTTAACAATACGCTCTATTTCCTCGCAAATGACGGAAGCGGACAAACACTCTGGAAAACTGATGGCACCAATACTGTCGAGTATGCGACCGGGACCGCGTACAATCCATATAACGTGTCTGGCATCGGGAGCTTGACCAATGTCAATGGCACGCTTTATTTCGTTGGGACCAGTGCGACCTATGGCGGAGCGGAAGTCTACATGGTGGATGGCACGGGAAATATCGCGTTGGCCGCAAACATCAACACAGCTGCCGGAGCAGGAAGCAATCCTGCAAGCCTGACCGCGGTAGGCAGCATGCTGTACTTGGTCGCGAACGATGGTGGCGGACTGGCCGTCCACCAGATTAACGGCACGACGGATACGGAAATTCCCAATAATCTCAGCATCACGGCCTTCGCGAACCTCACCAACGTAAACGGAACCCTCTTTTTTGCCGGGACTACGGCCGCATCGGGCCAGGAACTCTACCAGGTATCCGGCGGAGCAGAATTACTGGTCCAGAATATTAATGCCAACGGAACCTCAGGAAGCAGCCCTGCAAGCCTGACAGCGGTAGGCAGCACGCTCTATTTTACTGCCAACGACGGGACGGGTGTTACCCTGTGGCAGAGTGACGGCACAACCACAGGAAAAGTCCAGAATTTAACCGGCAATGATGCGGTCACATCCTTCACGAATCTCACAAATATCAGTGGAAAACTCTATTTTACCGGCAGCAGCGTATCCACAGGTTCCGAGCTTTACAAGGTGGAAGCGGGGAACATAGCGTTGGCTCAGGACCTCAACCTAGGTGAGAATCCAACGACCCACGCTGCTCTGGGCAGCAATCCGAAAACCATGACGGATATTGGCGGCGGTAAGATGATTTTCACCGCCAACGACGGGTACACGGGCATTGAGCCTTGGATCTATGACGGCACGAATCCTGCCACATCACTCGACATCAATCATCTCGGCGGCGGCCCGCAGTGGTTGACCAATGTCAATGGCACCCTTTACTTCGCCGCGTCAGACGGGGCTCACGGCCTTGAATTATGGAAATCAGATCCTGTCACCGGCGTCACCAGCATGGTGGCAGACCTCAGTCCGGGGACAGGCAACGGAGTTGTCCCCTATGGTACCGGGAATCCTATGGTTAATGTTAACGGTACCTTGTTTTTCCTGGGAAACAGTTCTACAGGCATGGCTGGCGCCCTCTTCAAGATAGACAATGCCACGGGCCAGCCCGTCCAGGTGAAAGATGTCGCCACTGGTGGCAGTGGCGTCGAGTGGCTTGTCAACTTGACTGCGTTTAACGACACCCTCTACTTCCAAAATTACGACGCGGGGATGTACTATCTGTGGCGCAGTGACGGCACAGCGACCGGCACAGTCGCGGTCACCGACCCGAGCGGAGCAACGATTAGAAACACCTCAACTCCCTATTTCACTAACGTCAATGGGACCCTCTACTTTCAAGGCGGGACGACTGGCTTCACACCAAATGGCGCTGAGCTGTACAAGATAGATGCCAATGGCCATCAAGTTATGGTTCAAGACCTTAATGGACTACCAGGTAGCTACGTAGGCAGCAGCCCCTCATATTTGACTGAGGTGAACGGCACGCTCTATTTCGCTGCTACCGTAAATAATGTCATCAGTCTCTATGAGTATACTCCCACAGATCCCACCCCGACAATAAGCCTTGTTGACAATCCCGGCGGGGTTACAAACGTCCAAAACTTGACAAACGTGAATGGATCCCTGTTCTTTACAAGCACGGCTACCGGCAACACCGGTAAGCTTTTCTACGTTGATGGTGCAGGAACGATTCAGGGTGTCACAATTACGTGTGTCGATCCCAACGACGGTTCCACCATTACTGGCACCTCGCCATTAAGTCTTTACAATTCCAACGGAACTTTGTTCTTTTCCGCTGATTCTACAAAGGGTGCTTCTTCAATTGGGAAAGAGGTTTGGACCTATGACACCGCCACTGATACCATATCTTTGTTGAAAGATATAAATCCGACCAGCAGTAGCGTCTTCACTACCAACACATTTATGCATCTTGATGGATTGACGTACTTCAAGGCCACAGATGGTACGACCGGCGATGAGCTTTGGCAGACCGATGGAACAACCGCCGGGACAGTGAGGATCGGTTCGGCCGGTCAGACGGAGATTTACCCGGGCGCCACGGGCAGCAATCCGGCTAACCTCACGCCGGTAAACACGACCTTGTTTTTTACAGCCCAGGGACTCGGGATCGGGACTGAACTCTGGAAAGTTCAAGGCGCTGCTACCAACGCCATTCCAACCGTCAACGCTGCCATGAACCAGAGTCACACGATCAATGAGGATTCCGGGGCTTTGAACCTCCAGGATATCTTTATTACCGATGGTGACATAGGTGACACCATAACGGCCACGCTAACCCTCAACAATCTAACAGCGGGGGCTCTCTCATCCACCGGCGGCACGTACAATCCCGCAACAGGCATCTGGTCGATGAGCGGCGCGGTGGGAGACGTTAACCTTGCCCTGCAGAACCTCGCATTCACGCCGAACGCGGACTGGAACGGGACGGTCAACGTCTCCACCCACGTGCACGACGCGCATGGCACCGGGCCTGCCAATGGGCTTATCACCATCAATGTCTCCGCGGTGAATGATGGGCCGGTAACCAGTGACCTGGCCCTCACCATTGCGGAGGACAACTCCCTTGTCGTGTCGGGCTGGACGTTCAATGACGCCAAAGATCAGGTGGTAGGCGGATCGACCGCGAACAATCCCGTTTCAGTTCACGTCGCGGATTTGCCGCTTAATGGCACACTTTTCGACAATGGAGTGGCGCTGACAGCACCCGGTGACGTGCCCTGGTCAGACCTCACCGCCGGCTTGACCTTCCGGCCGGATCAGGACTGGAACGGCCTCACATCCTTCGGGTTCACCGTAACGGACGATGGCGGTGCAACGAGCGCCCTGGCAACGGCCAACATAAGCGTCACAGCAGTTAACGATGCGCCGGTAAATACGGTTCCCTTACCGGTGTCGGTGGCTGAGGATGCGCTAACTCCGATCGCCGGCATCCAGATTTCCGATGTGGATGCGGACCCGAACGCGGTGCAGGTAACCCTGAGCGTGTCTAACGGGACATTGCAGGTTAATGGAGCCGTGGCCCCAGCTTTGCAGATTGCAAACAACGGCACGGGCAGCGTTGTGCTGACAGGCACACTGGCGGAGGTTAACGCGACTCTGGGGGCTGTAGCAGGTCTCCAGTATCAGTCTATCTTAAACTACAACGGGCCGGATACCCTGACGGTATCCACCAGTGACCTGGGAGCTACCGGAAGTGGCGGCACGCTGATGGATATCGATCCGGTGGCTATAACGGTAACTCCTGTGGCGGATGCCCCGGTGAATGCGATCACACCGGTCAACGTTCCGGCAAACGCCAGCCCCACGATTCCCTTGATTGCCAGCACCTCGCCTGATGTTATTCCAGGGATCCAAGTGCACGATGGTGATTTGAACGACACTCTGTTCGTGGATATCCAAGCGGGCACCGGCGTGACCGGGCTCAGTTGGGGGAACGGAACGACGTTGGCTCCCCAGTATGTCTTCGCCGGTACCGAGGGGTATCTGAACTCGTTGTTCGCTAACCTCAACGGCCTCAAAGCCCATGTTGCGGCCGGGTTCTCGGGTCCGGCGACCGTCTTGATAACCACTACGGACCTCAGCGGTCTATCGGATACGGACACCTTGACAATCACGTTTGACGGGCCGACCTCTGCTGCACCGCAGATTACTACCGGACAGGTTGCGTACACGGTCTATGAAGACCATGTCGGCCCGGTGAGTCTCGGTTCGTGTGTCAGCGTGACCGATCCAAATAGTGATCCTCTGACAGTGCATCTGACTGTTTCGGCTGGATGGAGCGGGCTGAATGCCACGCCTTTCGGCCTGGCATCGGTGACGCCGGTGGGCGGCGGCACTGTGCTGGACATCAGCGGCTCCATGTCTGACGTGCAGGCTACGCTGTTGACCCTGCAAGGAACCCTGATTACTGATTTCAACGGCACAGCGACCTTTAACGTTACGGTGACGGACAACATCAATCCCATCGTGACTGCGCCGCCCGTGGACGTTCCCGTAATAGCGGTCAATGACGCTCCGGTGAACACGGTTCCGGTATCTGTTGCGGTAGATGAGGACGTGCTGACTCCGATTAGCGGCATCTCGATTTCCGATGTGGATGCGGGTACTAGCCCTGTGCAGGTGACGCTGAGTGTTACCAACGGCACATTGCATGTCAACGGAGCCGTGGCTCCTGGTCTGCTGGTTGCAAACAACGGCACTAACAGTGTTGTGCTGAATGGCACATTGGCGGAGATCAACGCGACTCTGCTTAATGCAACAGGTCTCCAGTACCAGTCAGCATTGGACTACAACGGTCCGGACACCTTAACTGTGGTATCCGATGATCTGGGGGCCTCAGGCACCCCTGGCCCGCTGACGACTGACACCGATCCGGTGGCGATAACCGTGAATGCAGTGAATGATGCCCCGGTGAATACGGTGCCTGTATCGGCTCTGGCAAATACCAATGTGTTGAGTCCGATCACGGGCATCTCGATTGCTGACGTGGATGCAGACCCGAGCGCGGTGCAAGTGACGCTGAGTGTTACCAACGGCACATTGCAGGTGAGTGATGCCGTAGGTGGCGGCTTAGGGGCCGCAGGGATTTCGGGCAACAACTCGGCAAGCGTTGTGCTGACAGGCACATTGGCCGAGATCAACGCGACTCTGGCTAATGCAACGGGTCTGCAGTATCTGTCCGGGCTGGACTATGTGGGAGCGGACACGCTGACTGTTTCGACCAGTGATCAGGGAGCCACAGGAAGCGGTGGAATACAGACGGACAGCGATCCTGTGGCGATTACAGTTAGTGCTGGCGCAGTCAACGACCCGCCTGTCATAACTCTGAGCAATATCGTGCAGCAGACCGATGCCAACGGCGCTGTGATCTTCAATTTGGCAAACGGCAACCTGATCTCAGTCGGGGACCCTGACGCGGGAACCGGCCTACTTCAAGTAACTCTGACCGCAACTAATGGGACCCTGACATTGAATGGAACTGCAAATCTGGATTTCAATTCTCCGGGTGGTGTAGGTGACGGAACCGCGGACGCGACAATGACCTTTACCGGGACGCTCACGGACATCAATGCGGCCCTTGACGGGATGACCTTCAATGGTAATGCGGGTTACGTCGGACTGGCCGAGGTAACGGTAACCGTCAACGATCAGGGCAATACCGGTTCAGGCGGAGCCCAAAGCAGCGCCCCTGGTGTGGTCAACATTTCGGTAGAGCCGTACGATGTATGGTTCCAGGGCTTCGGCCCTGATGCCGGTTGGGATGTTTTCAACTATAGCAACGGAGACACGATTCACACCCATACCTACGTTGTCGGGTGGCGGCATATAGCTTCTACGGGCGCCTGGGAATTCTACAACACGGTTGCCTGGGTGGGCACCGACGCCCTGGGCAACGCCCCGTACGCGGACGGTAACGGTCCGTATGCCACGTGGTTCCTCGACACTGTTCCCGGAGGGGTCTACAACGGGTACGAAGTTTTCATCGGCGACGGAGTGACTCAAATCTCACTGGATCACACGGCTCCGGGAGCCACCATGTGGCAGCAGACAGTTGCCGGAGCCTGGTCTTATTTTGACGGGAGCGCGTGGAACCCGACCGCGGGGTTCAATGTTGAGCCGATGAACGTATGGTTCCACGGGTACGGCCCTGATGCCGGTTGGGACGTTTTCAACTATAGCAACGGAGACACGATTCACACCCATACCTACGTTGTCGGGTGGCGGCATATAGCTTCTACGGGCTCCTGGGAGTACTACAACGGCACAGCTTGGGTGCCTACCACGGGATTGGGCGTAGTAGTCTAG
- a CDS encoding DUF3467 domain-containing protein, producing the protein MADSTTDKEQEARPQQPGAPARAMAKQMGIYYSNCAMVATSPRDISLFFGRYVPGSNEKGEQAMVELYEHQIYMTLEQAEDLVRILGQTVQVTKARRKEAGNIG; encoded by the coding sequence ATGGCAGACAGCACGACAGACAAGGAACAAGAAGCGAGACCGCAGCAACCAGGGGCCCCGGCCAGAGCCATGGCTAAGCAGATGGGCATTTACTACAGCAACTGCGCGATGGTGGCTACCAGCCCCAGAGACATTTCGCTTTTCTTCGGGCGGTATGTCCCCGGCAGCAACGAGAAAGGCGAGCAGGCGATGGTGGAACTTTACGAGCACCAGATTTACATGACGCTTGAGCAGGCCGAAGATCTGGTCAGAATCCTGGGGCAGACAGTTCAGGTTACGAAGGCGAGAAGAAAAGAAGCCGGCAACATCGGCTAG